One region of Flavobacterium pisciphilum genomic DNA includes:
- a CDS encoding ester cyclase, whose amino-acid sequence MKKIFTPAIVLMASVAILTSCSNKNTSELQAKVDSLEAELKSFKAEKALTEQRLKSFDELDFDFYSNQKWDKFNHSHADDILVVYPDGSTTKGLAPAHIDALKPMFVFAPDTKIKKHPVSFGSGEWTTVIGELEGTFTKPMPIGNGKTIAPTGKKFKLLMATVGKWKDGKMTEEYLFWDNQSFMKQIGLAQ is encoded by the coding sequence ATGAAAAAAATCTTCACACCCGCAATCGTACTAATGGCTTCTGTAGCAATTTTAACAAGCTGTTCTAATAAGAACACTTCTGAACTTCAAGCCAAAGTTGACTCTTTAGAAGCTGAACTAAAATCTTTTAAAGCTGAAAAAGCACTAACTGAACAACGATTAAAATCTTTTGATGAACTTGATTTTGATTTTTACAGCAATCAAAAATGGGATAAATTTAATCATAGCCATGCAGACGATATCTTGGTTGTTTATCCAGATGGAAGCACAACAAAAGGTTTAGCACCAGCACATATTGATGCTTTAAAACCAATGTTTGTTTTTGCTCCTGACACAAAAATTAAAAAACACCCAGTAAGTTTTGGAAGTGGTGAATGGACTACAGTAATCGGGGAGTTGGAAGGTACTTTTACAAAACCAATGCCTATTGGTAATGGAAAAACAATAGCACCTACTGGTAAAAAATTCAAATTGCTTATGGCAACAGTAGGGAAATGGAAAGATGGAAAAATGACTGAAGAGTATTTGTTTTGGGATAATCAATCATTTATGAAGCAAATTGGTTTAGCTCAATAA
- the ygiD gene encoding 4,5-DOPA dioxygenase extradiol — MDRKNFIKSMALLPLIGASMNLRDLNKMTSTMSNTGTMPVLFLGHGSPMNAIEENEFVSAFKKLGQELIRPNAILCISAHWETKGTFVTAMQNPRTIHDFGGFPQALFDVQYPAPGSPELALETKSIVTKTEVGLDDKWGIDHGAWSVIRHLYPNADIPVIQMSIDYSQPARYHYELAREISSLRKKGVLIIGSGNMVHNLRMVAWDKLNDQYAFDWATEANEKMKSYILSGDHQKLIDFKSQGRAFDLAIPTPEHYMPLLYTLALKEENEKITIFNDKPVGGSLTMTSIKIETI, encoded by the coding sequence ATGGATAGAAAAAATTTTATAAAATCAATGGCATTATTGCCGTTAATAGGCGCATCTATGAATTTGAGAGATTTAAATAAAATGACTTCAACAATGAGTAACACAGGTACAATGCCTGTGTTATTTCTTGGTCACGGAAGTCCAATGAATGCTATAGAGGAAAACGAATTTGTTTCTGCATTCAAAAAATTAGGGCAAGAATTGATTCGACCTAATGCTATACTTTGTATTTCGGCACATTGGGAAACCAAAGGAACATTTGTAACGGCAATGCAAAATCCACGTACGATTCACGATTTTGGTGGATTTCCGCAAGCATTGTTTGATGTGCAATATCCCGCACCTGGAAGCCCTGAATTGGCTCTAGAAACAAAAAGTATTGTTACGAAAACTGAAGTTGGATTAGACGATAAATGGGGAATTGATCACGGAGCTTGGAGTGTCATTAGACACTTATACCCAAATGCAGACATTCCAGTAATACAAATGAGTATTGATTATTCTCAGCCAGCAAGATATCATTATGAATTGGCAAGAGAAATAAGTAGTCTTCGTAAAAAAGGAGTTTTGATTATTGGAAGTGGTAATATGGTTCATAATCTACGTATGGTCGCTTGGGATAAACTAAACGATCAATACGCTTTTGATTGGGCAACGGAAGCAAACGAAAAGATGAAAAGTTATATTTTAAGTGGAGACCATCAAAAACTTATAGACTTTAAGTCACAAGGCAGGGCATTTGATTTAGCGATTCCAACACCTGAACACTACATGCCTTTACTTTATACTTTGGCATTGAAGGAAGAAAATGAAAAAATTACAATATTTAATGACAAACCAGTTGGAGGATCATTAACGATGACTTCTATAAAAATTGAAACTATTTGA
- a CDS encoding Dyp-type peroxidase, translating to METLNFEDRFEEVWKHCQRGLVYPSPFAIFTTFWMDKPFSSKELALLMASLRLKINTDKALSGKNTSVVLGVSFENWERICEEEGKTIPKGMKLNYPRKSNPNQSRVFRESNGVFNDSEADIWFHIKSDNEEACEIVLNLILHHLESNTERYYAQAAASKSSEEDGHAGKVLGCRFSENLNNPSDPVTIAKHTIIGCEDIEHFGGSFVLAQRFLINWNQIHAMSEDQIEDLIGRKTDDTIIPDRDSRSHIKSARIQDENGNTTPVLRLGLPFGRAKQSKAGFRAPKSVTVSDEEGIYFAGFCKEIGILENIIRNQIGSDKGFMNDRLFNNLKSDLGGFFYIPSVDDLELDEMENYSNDFSYMEGGNWSRFPGVDWTRLDRHFKNASENGLMYYNHQNYLFTMATGIHKDNDFFAKPSKRILSLLENIFSLWQDNWYFNRKQEEIKEDIQHYINQYKGQDKPSDIMKESIMVRKGWAIRLSLQLFSSADYGFRGRRIKLKDGSLVPYSSYLENKGEIIYGSDTFRISPEEIIVGAMPNLTLGEGRYVMKYLSEAERLEGFLSNLSEASGVGHVIPDFEKALKKGLKGLKEEVLDYESKAVTQEKKDLYRSAYLSLEGISEYFLNYAELARNTADKMSVGQQWEKENLDSIAYRMTKLATEKPDSLIEATQLIFTLHSCLHLNGEPTAIGRMDQLLQPFYSSDTISNAISEDDAQEIIDAFYIKLDEKVQQNRIFMEDHQPFGNLAMGGSSGPYPQGASLGQWIQQITVGGTIADGETDYESTKPAYNDMTKLFIRSSGRLPLNAPCLSLRTRKDIPEELLVAAAHAVLSGGAHPILLNDEKIIKGLYHSGDKIGGPLSEETKSWNPSVSMKSAQNYACDGCYEPQFPGENWFSLGGFSTLQPLECALNQGRTYSSAGETYLFGQTVSLNSKPADQIKSFDELVKIYFQHFELLNRKAFDGQLRGYGNNTKFCPSPILNVLMDDCLAKGQDFYSGGTKYNIYGPCYISLSSTINSLYAIKTMVFDEKNAVTTLTELLECLCCDWGHKMTEPFISNLAGESRITSRSERFKQLRDIALSLPRYGRGHEEIDAFGDTIVGNVAKISMETFTAPWSQLYATLKDMTSRFGSEEFPFGIQIQPGVGTFENHVEMGAWNGASADGRRLGTTVASDLSPTPSSSDLPIEHQHAGFEESLAGYEGVGNEMMTDGAPTDFNIDENFPVEKLIKVMKQFSQGHSSNILTVTVANPATFSVAVDSPEQFDLLRVRTGGWTNFFTSVFPVVQEQHQRRPVSIPVNIHKEKKVTTGCPFHHKKEQAEMIEGEE from the coding sequence ATGGAAACATTAAATTTTGAAGATCGTTTTGAAGAAGTGTGGAAACACTGTCAGAGAGGATTAGTTTACCCATCTCCTTTTGCTATTTTTACTACTTTCTGGATGGATAAGCCATTTAGCAGTAAAGAATTAGCCCTTTTGATGGCTTCCTTGCGTTTAAAGATTAACACAGACAAAGCGCTTAGTGGTAAAAACACATCGGTTGTTTTAGGAGTGTCTTTTGAAAATTGGGAAAGAATTTGCGAAGAGGAAGGAAAAACTATTCCTAAAGGGATGAAGTTAAATTATCCTAGAAAATCCAATCCCAACCAATCTAGGGTTTTTAGGGAATCTAATGGTGTTTTTAATGATTCAGAAGCAGACATTTGGTTTCATATTAAAAGTGATAATGAAGAAGCTTGCGAAATAGTATTAAATCTCATTCTGCATCATTTAGAATCGAATACTGAAAGATATTATGCACAGGCAGCGGCTTCAAAATCAAGTGAAGAAGATGGACATGCTGGAAAAGTGTTAGGATGTCGTTTCTCTGAAAATTTAAACAATCCTTCAGATCCAGTAACCATTGCCAAACACACTATAATTGGATGTGAAGATATTGAGCATTTTGGAGGATCATTTGTACTAGCCCAGCGTTTTTTAATCAATTGGAATCAGATTCATGCTATGAGTGAAGATCAAATTGAAGATTTGATTGGAAGAAAAACAGACGATACTATTATTCCTGATCGCGATTCTCGTTCGCATATTAAATCGGCTAGAATACAGGATGAAAACGGAAATACAACACCGGTACTTCGTTTGGGATTGCCTTTTGGGAGAGCTAAACAATCGAAAGCAGGTTTTAGAGCACCAAAATCGGTAACTGTTTCTGATGAGGAAGGAATTTATTTTGCTGGCTTTTGCAAAGAAATTGGTATTCTCGAAAACATTATAAGAAACCAAATTGGTTCAGATAAAGGATTTATGAATGATCGTTTGTTCAACAATCTAAAATCAGATTTAGGAGGCTTTTTTTATATACCAAGCGTAGATGATTTGGAGTTGGATGAAATGGAGAATTATTCAAATGATTTCTCTTATATGGAAGGTGGAAATTGGTCTCGATTTCCAGGCGTAGATTGGACTCGATTGGATCGACATTTTAAAAACGCTTCTGAAAATGGGTTGATGTATTATAATCATCAGAATTATCTTTTTACAATGGCAACTGGCATACACAAAGACAATGATTTCTTTGCCAAACCTTCTAAAAGGATTCTGAGTTTACTAGAAAACATATTTTCTTTATGGCAGGACAATTGGTACTTTAACAGAAAACAGGAAGAAATTAAGGAAGATATTCAACATTATATCAACCAATATAAAGGGCAGGACAAACCTTCGGATATTATGAAGGAATCTATTATGGTTCGAAAAGGTTGGGCGATTCGTTTGAGTTTGCAACTTTTTAGTTCTGCAGATTATGGTTTTAGAGGCAGAAGAATAAAACTGAAAGACGGTTCGTTGGTTCCTTATTCTTCTTATTTAGAAAATAAAGGGGAAATTATTTATGGTTCTGATACTTTTAGAATTTCACCAGAAGAGATTATCGTGGGTGCAATGCCTAATTTAACATTGGGTGAAGGACGTTATGTGATGAAATATCTTTCAGAAGCCGAACGTCTTGAAGGATTTTTAAGTAATCTTAGTGAAGCTTCGGGAGTAGGGCATGTAATTCCAGATTTTGAAAAAGCATTAAAAAAAGGATTAAAGGGATTAAAAGAAGAAGTTCTTGATTATGAATCTAAAGCAGTAACGCAGGAGAAAAAAGATTTGTATCGCTCTGCTTATTTGTCATTAGAAGGGATTTCTGAATATTTCCTAAACTATGCCGAATTGGCTCGAAATACAGCTGATAAAATGAGCGTAGGACAACAATGGGAAAAAGAAAACCTAGATTCTATTGCGTACCGAATGACAAAGTTGGCTACAGAAAAACCAGATAGTTTAATTGAAGCTACTCAGTTAATTTTTACGCTACACAGCTGTCTTCATTTAAATGGTGAGCCAACAGCAATAGGTAGAATGGATCAATTGCTACAACCTTTTTACAGTAGTGATACTATCTCTAATGCTATCTCTGAGGATGATGCACAAGAAATTATTGATGCTTTTTATATCAAGCTTGATGAAAAAGTACAACAGAACCGAATCTTTATGGAAGATCATCAACCTTTTGGTAATTTGGCGATGGGAGGAAGTTCAGGACCTTATCCTCAAGGAGCTTCTTTAGGACAATGGATTCAGCAAATTACTGTAGGAGGAACAATTGCAGATGGTGAAACTGATTATGAGTCTACAAAACCTGCCTACAATGATATGACTAAATTGTTTATTCGTTCCTCAGGTCGTTTGCCATTAAATGCACCTTGTTTATCTCTTAGAACCCGAAAAGACATACCTGAAGAGCTTTTGGTAGCAGCCGCGCATGCTGTACTTTCTGGAGGAGCACATCCAATTTTATTAAATGATGAAAAGATTATAAAGGGATTGTATCATAGTGGGGATAAGATTGGTGGACCATTGAGCGAGGAAACTAAGAGTTGGAATCCGTCTGTTAGTATGAAATCTGCACAAAATTATGCTTGCGATGGTTGTTACGAACCTCAATTTCCTGGTGAAAACTGGTTCTCATTAGGTGGTTTTTCTACCTTGCAACCCTTAGAATGCGCTTTGAATCAAGGAAGAACTTATTCTTCGGCAGGAGAGACTTATCTTTTTGGACAAACGGTTTCTTTAAATTCAAAACCAGCCGATCAGATTAAAAGTTTTGATGAGCTTGTGAAAATTTATTTCCAACACTTCGAATTATTGAACCGAAAAGCATTTGATGGACAATTGAGAGGTTATGGTAACAATACTAAATTCTGCCCTTCTCCAATTTTAAATGTTCTTATGGATGATTGCTTGGCTAAAGGACAGGATTTTTATAGTGGAGGGACTAAATACAATATTTATGGACCTTGTTATATTTCGTTGAGTTCTACTATCAATTCGCTGTATGCCATAAAAACAATGGTATTTGATGAAAAAAATGCAGTAACAACATTAACCGAATTATTGGAATGCTTGTGTTGCGATTGGGGGCATAAAATGACGGAACCTTTTATTAGTAACTTGGCAGGTGAATCTAGAATTACATCTCGTTCTGAGCGATTCAAGCAGCTTAGAGATATTGCCTTGTCATTGCCTCGTTATGGAAGAGGTCATGAGGAGATTGATGCTTTTGGAGATACTATTGTAGGTAATGTTGCCAAAATTTCGATGGAAACCTTTACGGCGCCTTGGTCACAATTGTATGCTACGTTAAAGGATATGACTTCTCGTTTTGGTTCAGAAGAATTTCCTTTTGGAATTCAAATCCAGCCGGGTGTAGGAACATTTGAAAATCATGTTGAAATGGGAGCTTGGAATGGAGCTAGTGCGGATGGAAGACGATTAGGAACAACAGTAGCCTCTGATTTGAGTCCAACACCTAGTTCTTCTGATTTGCCGATTGAACATCAACATGCTGGTTTTGAAGAATCACTCGCTGGTTATGAAGGTGTAGGAAACGAAATGATGACAGATGGTGCGCCTACAGACTTTAATATTGACGAAAATTTCCCAGTAGAAAAACTCATTAAAGTAATGAAACAATTCAGCCAAGGACATTCTTCGAATATATTGACTGTTACAGTGGCTAATCCAGCAACCTTTAGTGTGGCGGTAGATTCGCCTGAGCAGTTTGATTTATTGCGTGTGCGTACTGGTGGATGGACAAACTTTTTTACTTCTGTTTTCCCAGTTGTACAAGAGCAACATCAAAGAAGACCAGTATCTATCCCTGTGAATATTCATAAAGAAAAGAAAGTTACAACAGGATGCCCTTTTCATCATAAAAAAGAACAAGCCGAAATGATTGAGGGAGAAGAATAA
- a CDS encoding class I SAM-dependent methyltransferase, translating to MEKQFQEISEQQKASWNKFSSGWKKWDSEIRDFMQPFANEIIILLKPKGSEMILDVAAGTGEPGLSIASMLTGGKVIITDLADDMLNIARENASKKRITNVEFHACDVSELPFAENTFDSISCRMGFMFFPDMLLAAKEMLRVLKPGGKIAIAVWSGPDKNFWITAIGDTINRNMQLPALPFGAPGMFRCAKSGLMMDIFKQAGFKNTSEKEVIGKLKCGTADVYWAMMTEIAAPFVGALSKADDAMKQKIKKEVYRLVHEKFPVGNVIIDGSSLIVYGEK from the coding sequence ATGGAAAAACAATTTCAAGAAATTAGTGAACAGCAAAAAGCATCTTGGAATAAATTTTCTTCTGGTTGGAAGAAATGGGATTCTGAAATTCGAGATTTTATGCAGCCATTTGCTAATGAGATTATTATTTTATTGAAACCAAAAGGTTCAGAAATGATTTTAGATGTTGCAGCAGGTACTGGTGAACCTGGTTTGAGTATTGCATCTATGCTTACAGGAGGGAAAGTTATTATTACTGACCTCGCTGACGATATGCTTAATATTGCTCGTGAAAATGCTTCTAAAAAAAGAATAACAAATGTTGAATTTCATGCTTGCGATGTAAGTGAACTTCCTTTTGCTGAGAATACATTTGACTCAATAAGCTGCCGAATGGGTTTTATGTTTTTCCCTGATATGCTTTTAGCTGCCAAAGAAATGTTGCGAGTTTTAAAACCCGGTGGTAAGATAGCAATTGCTGTTTGGAGTGGCCCTGATAAAAATTTTTGGATAACTGCAATTGGAGATACTATCAATAGAAATATGCAGCTACCTGCTCTTCCGTTTGGAGCACCAGGGATGTTTCGCTGTGCGAAAAGTGGTTTAATGATGGATATTTTTAAACAAGCAGGTTTTAAAAATACTTCTGAAAAAGAAGTGATAGGTAAATTAAAATGTGGAACTGCTGATGTTTATTGGGCAATGATGACTGAAATTGCGGCTCCTTTTGTTGGAGCGCTTAGCAAAGCTGACGATGCTATGAAACAAAAAATAAAGAAAGAAGTTTACAGATTGGTACATGAAAAATTTCCAGTTGGAAATGTAATAATAGATGGAAGTTCTCTTATCGTTTATGGCGAGAAATAA
- a CDS encoding FAD-dependent oxidoreductase: protein MKKEETSWTICQECQGRGKKSRGLSKKARLNYQIALDQFEKTKKEGTAPVLPKGHLYPCASCSGSGLLHANNHPIADKENYPHVAIIGGGIGGVALAIACLHRQIPFTLYERDNNFEARSQGYGLTLQQASKAIEGLGIHSLEEGVVSTKHIVHTTEGKVIGEWGIRKWMQLDAKTPPKRSNIHIARQSLRLALLKQLGGHDAVQWGHQLIDFKESENEGVELNFQVNGEIKSFKADLVVGADGIRSSVRKLLIGEDVTPLRYLGCIVILGICSLKSLENINSPLLDSATVFQTANGNERIYMMPYTSESVMWQLSFPMSEEEAKTLSIQGTQALKEEACRRTQWHEPIPQILAATPETQISGYPVYDRELLSTKLLEKAGQVTLIGDAAHPMSPFKGQGANQALLDALMLARGIAKGCKTASEWRKSGIRKNVLTEFETEMLERSAIKVKDSAKAAEFLHSEIVLHEGDAPRGRCMKKKDA, encoded by the coding sequence GTGAAAAAGGAAGAAACAAGCTGGACGATTTGCCAAGAATGTCAAGGTCGCGGTAAAAAAAGTCGAGGACTCAGCAAAAAAGCACGACTCAACTACCAAATAGCTTTAGATCAATTTGAGAAAACAAAAAAAGAAGGAACAGCACCAGTTCTACCTAAAGGCCATCTCTATCCCTGTGCAAGCTGTTCTGGATCAGGATTACTTCATGCAAACAACCATCCTATAGCAGATAAAGAGAACTACCCACATGTTGCTATTATTGGTGGTGGTATTGGTGGAGTTGCTCTAGCTATAGCTTGTTTGCACCGTCAGATTCCTTTTACCCTTTATGAACGTGACAACAACTTCGAGGCACGGTCTCAGGGCTACGGACTCACTTTGCAACAAGCCAGTAAAGCAATCGAGGGATTAGGCATTCACTCATTAGAAGAAGGAGTTGTTTCAACAAAACATATAGTTCATACTACAGAAGGAAAAGTAATTGGGGAATGGGGAATCAGAAAGTGGATGCAGTTAGATGCAAAAACACCACCTAAACGTTCAAATATCCATATTGCGAGACAATCTTTGCGCTTAGCTCTACTCAAACAGCTTGGCGGACACGATGCAGTCCAATGGGGACATCAGTTAATCGATTTTAAGGAATCGGAAAACGAAGGTGTTGAACTAAACTTTCAAGTAAACGGAGAAATAAAGAGCTTCAAAGCAGACCTTGTAGTTGGAGCTGATGGTATTCGAAGCTCAGTACGAAAATTACTAATTGGGGAGGATGTCACACCTTTACGTTATCTAGGTTGCATTGTAATATTAGGTATTTGTTCATTAAAGTCTCTTGAAAACATTAATAGCCCCCTATTGGACTCTGCTACTGTATTTCAAACCGCCAATGGGAATGAGCGAATTTATATGATGCCTTATACATCCGAATCAGTAATGTGGCAACTTAGCTTTCCAATGTCAGAAGAAGAAGCTAAAACATTAAGTATACAAGGAACTCAAGCACTCAAAGAAGAAGCTTGTCGTAGAACGCAGTGGCATGAACCGATTCCGCAGATTTTAGCAGCAACTCCAGAAACTCAAATCTCAGGTTATCCTGTGTATGACCGAGAATTACTTAGTACAAAGTTGTTAGAAAAAGCAGGACAAGTAACCCTAATTGGAGATGCAGCTCATCCTATGAGTCCGTTTAAAGGACAGGGAGCAAATCAAGCACTGTTAGATGCACTCATGCTAGCTCGAGGAATCGCAAAAGGATGTAAAACAGCTTCTGAATGGAGAAAATCTGGGATAAGAAAAAATGTATTAACTGAATTTGAAACAGAAATGCTAGAACGCAGTGCTATCAAAGTAAAAGATTCAGCAAAAGCTGCAGAGTTCCTTCATTCTGAAATTGTGCTTCATGAAGGTGATGCGCCAAGAGGACGCTGCATGAAGAAAAAAGATGCCTAA
- the tssD gene encoding type VI secretion system tube protein TssD, whose translation MAFKAILEFEGNEYQVLFSKVDMLRHTDGKGAVSSEIKGGRLNLRVKSTDNTTVIEQAVNSQHKPVSGKVKYFKADSEQVMKELSFENAFIVFFSEQLDALAETPMVTEITFSAEKITLGNATLDNNWAKI comes from the coding sequence ATGGCATTTAAAGCAATTTTAGAATTCGAAGGAAACGAGTACCAAGTATTATTCTCAAAAGTAGATATGTTAAGACATACTGATGGTAAAGGAGCTGTTTCATCTGAGATTAAAGGAGGTAGATTAAACTTAAGAGTAAAATCTACAGACAACACTACAGTTATTGAGCAAGCAGTAAACAGTCAGCACAAGCCAGTAAGCGGAAAAGTAAAGTATTTTAAAGCTGATTCTGAGCAAGTAATGAAAGAACTTTCTTTTGAAAATGCTTTTATTGTATTCTTCAGTGAGCAATTAGATGCTTTAGCAGAAACTCCAATGGTAACTGAGATCACTTTCTCAGCAGAAAAAATCACATTAGGAAATGCAACATTAGATAACAATTGGGCTAAAATTTAA
- a CDS encoding type VI secretion system Vgr family protein, producing MVIPKIILGIDGKEISHFTKIDLKQTINTHHEFTISIPHSVIERSRAYTMESAQECLGKVLHIRLSAANNFLGIITNVRYQQELGHVGSQIVISGYSKTILLESGQKLNSWEDFNLKDMVRDVIQTAAGEQLQFEIEPEFTSKIEYQTQYLESDFRYIQRLAKQYNEWLFYDGEKLFLGKPQTASSPIKLIYNKDLYNLSIAVQARPNQYSGFTYNENNDQLYQAKTDDDIVEGLPKLGKNAFEASKKIYKTSSYEFGEFSTGDDVYFETILKKKQESAAADGNYITAISGNPKLRIGSIINIESQQIQDKSEVHRKGLDSTKVHYDSNEIGTYIITEIQHLASDIGEYENSFKALPAKIKKIPEPEVAMPMAQEQRAVIVANDDPSGNGRVRVQLLWQKKQQSRTPWLYVLTPNAGMSDVVNKNRGWVTIPEVGDHVMVSFRYNDPNRPYVIGSIFNGKTGEGGKLDNHIKSFFTRSGCTITFDDKQRSILIKDPSENSIYMDGEGNITVNAPKNMTINVGDNLDITVGKDMTVAVSGNKRTTIDGNNDLKVNKNNTVNTTELYKLITHMYEQKVAADKTVTINGDLKKTTATTTHKAIGGDILIKSSGISKVLGAIDAKVNKG from the coding sequence ATGGTCATTCCTAAAATAATTCTTGGTATCGATGGTAAAGAAATCTCTCATTTTACTAAAATAGATTTAAAACAAACCATCAATACTCACCACGAGTTTACTATCAGCATTCCGCATTCAGTAATAGAACGTTCTAGAGCATATACAATGGAAAGTGCACAAGAATGTCTTGGAAAAGTACTACACATTAGACTAAGCGCTGCAAATAATTTTTTAGGGATTATAACAAACGTGCGTTACCAACAAGAATTAGGACATGTAGGTAGTCAAATAGTTATTTCAGGATATTCCAAAACTATTTTATTAGAATCAGGCCAAAAGTTAAACTCTTGGGAAGATTTTAATTTAAAAGATATGGTACGTGATGTGATACAAACTGCAGCAGGTGAGCAATTGCAATTTGAAATAGAACCTGAATTTACTTCTAAAATAGAATACCAAACACAATATCTAGAATCAGATTTTAGATATATTCAGCGATTGGCAAAACAATATAATGAATGGTTATTTTATGATGGAGAAAAATTATTTTTGGGAAAACCCCAAACAGCAAGTTCACCTATAAAATTGATTTATAACAAAGATTTATACAATTTAAGCATAGCTGTACAAGCAAGGCCTAATCAGTATAGTGGATTTACCTACAATGAAAATAATGATCAATTATATCAAGCCAAAACGGATGATGATATTGTAGAGGGACTACCAAAATTAGGAAAAAATGCATTTGAGGCTTCAAAAAAAATATATAAAACTTCTTCTTATGAATTTGGTGAATTTAGTACTGGTGATGATGTCTATTTTGAAACTATCTTAAAGAAGAAACAAGAAAGTGCTGCTGCTGATGGTAATTATATTACAGCAATAAGTGGAAACCCTAAGCTTCGAATAGGTTCTATCATTAATATTGAATCACAACAAATACAAGATAAATCAGAAGTTCATCGAAAAGGACTAGATAGTACTAAAGTTCATTATGATTCTAATGAAATAGGAACTTATATAATTACTGAAATTCAGCACCTAGCTTCAGATATTGGGGAATATGAAAATAGTTTTAAAGCACTTCCTGCTAAAATAAAAAAAATACCAGAACCTGAAGTAGCCATGCCAATGGCGCAAGAACAAAGAGCTGTGATTGTAGCCAATGATGATCCAAGTGGAAATGGAAGGGTTCGTGTACAATTATTATGGCAGAAAAAACAACAATCTCGTACTCCGTGGTTATATGTATTGACTCCTAATGCTGGAATGAGTGATGTTGTAAATAAAAACCGTGGTTGGGTTACTATACCTGAGGTGGGTGATCATGTCATGGTAAGTTTCCGATACAATGATCCTAACAGACCCTATGTGATTGGAAGTATATTTAATGGAAAAACCGGAGAAGGTGGTAAGCTAGACAATCATATCAAAAGTTTTTTCACACGTAGTGGCTGTACGATTACTTTTGATGATAAACAGAGAAGTATCTTAATCAAAGACCCATCTGAGAATAGTATCTATATGGATGGTGAAGGTAATATTACTGTAAACGCTCCTAAAAACATGACCATAAATGTAGGAGATAATCTAGATATTACGGTTGGAAAAGACATGACGGTAGCTGTAAGTGGTAACAAAAGAACAACCATTGATGGGAATAATGACTTAAAAGTAAATAAAAACAATACAGTAAACACAACCGAACTTTATAAACTTATTACTCATATGTATGAGCAAAAAGTTGCAGCAGATAAAACAGTAACGATAAATGGTGATTTAAAGAAAACTACTGCTACAACTACTCACAAAGCTATTGGAGGCGATATTTTGATAAAAAGTTCAGGAATTTCAAAAGTACTAGGAGCTATTGATGCGAAAGTTAATAAGGGATAA